One region of Natronorubrum aibiense genomic DNA includes:
- a CDS encoding group I truncated hemoglobin, with product MSETLYERLGGQDAIEAVVDEFYDRVVTDDQVSHYFDDVDMQRQRAHQTQFISAVAGGPVDYTGADMEAAHDDLGITKPDFDAIATHLEAALEEFDVDADDREAVLSAVGEYEDAIVTATA from the coding sequence ATGAGCGAAACTCTCTACGAACGACTCGGCGGACAGGATGCAATCGAAGCAGTCGTCGACGAATTCTACGACCGCGTCGTCACAGACGATCAGGTCTCCCACTACTTCGACGACGTCGATATGCAGCGCCAGCGTGCCCACCAGACCCAGTTCATCAGCGCCGTCGCGGGTGGTCCCGTCGACTACACCGGCGCTGACATGGAGGCTGCACACGACGATCTCGGCATCACGAAACCGGATTTCGACGCGATTGCAACCCATCTCGAGGCGGCGCTCGAGGAGTTTGATGTCGACGCCGACGACCGCGAGGCGGTTCTGTCCGCCGTCGGTGAGTACGAGGACGCGATCGTGACGGCAACGGCCTGA
- the hemC gene encoding hydroxymethylbilane synthase, producing MRTRGSLRLATRGSTLARRQASLVQEALEDRRYEVELVTVDTTGDQIRDELIHRLGKTGAFVRELDERVLEGDLDGAIHSMKDMPTEQPEELVTAAVPERGPPGDLLITPDGTTLEDLPEGATVGTSSLRRRAQLLAQRPDLEVEPLRGNVDTRLEKLLAPALQAEHQKRSEADKERKGNTGNDDFEPEFDQNVDDWFDGLSELEKQALGREVDVEYDAIVLAQAGLERSGLDHYVDYQELPTSTFVPAPGQGALAVTATDGETAREIQSVIDHPRSRVETTVERTILAELGGGCIAPVGIYAILQGEYVHATVNVFDQDGEESVTGSRDLPVENHAEAAREFARDLADRGAAELIDQARDESDDDEDAPEGK from the coding sequence ATGAGAACACGCGGATCGTTGCGATTGGCGACACGGGGGTCGACACTCGCCCGGCGGCAGGCCTCGCTGGTACAGGAGGCACTCGAGGACCGACGCTACGAGGTCGAACTCGTCACCGTCGACACCACGGGCGATCAGATTAGAGACGAATTGATTCACCGATTGGGGAAAACGGGAGCGTTCGTCCGCGAACTCGACGAACGCGTCCTCGAGGGCGACCTCGACGGAGCGATCCACTCGATGAAGGATATGCCGACCGAACAACCTGAAGAGCTGGTGACCGCGGCGGTGCCCGAGCGCGGGCCGCCGGGTGACCTGCTCATCACGCCCGACGGCACGACGCTCGAGGACCTGCCCGAGGGCGCGACCGTCGGCACCTCGAGTCTGCGTCGGCGCGCGCAACTGCTCGCACAGCGTCCCGACCTCGAGGTCGAGCCACTGCGGGGGAACGTGGATACGCGTCTCGAGAAGTTGCTCGCGCCCGCGCTGCAAGCGGAGCACCAGAAGCGATCGGAGGCGGACAAAGAGCGTAAGGGTAACACCGGTAACGACGACTTCGAGCCCGAGTTCGACCAGAACGTCGACGACTGGTTCGACGGGCTCTCGGAACTCGAAAAGCAGGCGCTCGGCCGCGAGGTCGACGTCGAGTACGACGCCATCGTGCTCGCACAGGCCGGCCTCGAGCGCAGCGGCCTCGACCACTACGTCGACTATCAGGAACTCCCGACGTCGACGTTCGTCCCCGCACCGGGACAGGGCGCGCTCGCGGTCACGGCGACCGACGGCGAGACGGCCCGCGAGATCCAGTCCGTAATCGATCACCCGCGCAGCCGCGTCGAGACGACGGTCGAGCGAACCATCCTCGCGGAACTGGGCGGCGGCTGTATCGCACCGGTCGGCATCTACGCGATTCTGCAGGGCGAGTACGTCCACGCGACCGTGAACGTCTTCGATCAAGATGGCGAGGAGTCCGTGACCGGCAGTCGGGACCTGCCCGTCGAGAACCACGCCGAAGCGGCCCGCGAGTTCGCCCGGGATCTGGCGGACCGCGGCGCGGCGGAACTGATCGACCAGGCTCGTGATGAGAGCGACGACGACGAGGACGCACCGGAGGGGAAGTAG
- a CDS encoding Hsp20/alpha crystallin family protein — protein sequence MRGNPFEEIEEMLDRVSRQVEEGMTGGGLQVPGSVPVNVVDTDEEYVVTADLPGYETDDIELTLSEGTLRLDADRGEDFTHEGDRYLRRERTRTSVSRRIRLPEPVDEESVTAGHENGVLTVRLPKVGGDAESKAIDIE from the coding sequence ATGCGAGGAAACCCGTTCGAGGAGATCGAGGAGATGCTCGACCGCGTCAGCCGACAGGTCGAGGAAGGAATGACCGGCGGCGGGTTGCAGGTTCCCGGCTCCGTCCCGGTCAACGTCGTCGACACCGACGAGGAGTACGTCGTCACGGCCGATCTGCCGGGCTACGAAACCGACGACATCGAGCTGACGCTCTCGGAGGGGACCCTTCGCCTCGACGCCGACCGCGGAGAGGACTTCACACACGAGGGCGACCGCTATCTCCGGCGCGAGCGGACCCGAACGTCGGTGAGTCGCCGCATTCGGCTCCCGGAACCGGTTGACGAGGAGTCGGTGACGGCGGGTCACGAAAACGGCGTGTTGACGGTTCGGCTCCCGAAAGTCGGCGGTGACGCCGAGTCGAAAGCGATCGACATCGAGTAG
- a CDS encoding peroxiredoxin: MTLDAGDDAPTVTAPTQDGDTLTLEFDEPTVLYFYPRDDTPGCTIEANQFQRERETYHDAGVDVYGVSTDDVDSHEAFCEQEGLEFDLLADPDAEIADAFDVDLRDGKTARTTFVLADGEVQAVYENVDPDGHARDVLLDALEDGLVSLPE, from the coding sequence ATGACGCTCGACGCCGGCGACGACGCGCCCACCGTGACCGCACCGACTCAGGACGGCGATACCCTTACCCTCGAGTTCGACGAGCCGACCGTCCTCTACTTTTACCCGCGAGACGACACGCCCGGCTGTACGATCGAGGCGAACCAGTTCCAGCGCGAGCGCGAGACCTACCACGATGCCGGTGTCGATGTCTACGGCGTCTCGACTGACGACGTCGATTCCCACGAAGCGTTCTGCGAACAGGAGGGCCTCGAGTTCGACCTGCTAGCCGATCCTGACGCCGAGATCGCCGACGCCTTCGATGTCGACCTTCGGGACGGGAAGACCGCGCGGACGACCTTTGTCCTCGCCGACGGCGAGGTACAAGCCGTCTACGAAAACGTCGATCCGGACGGCCACGCGCGGGACGTGTTGCTCGACGCGCTCGAAGACGGCCTCGTCTCGCTTCCCGAGTAG
- a CDS encoding DUF7522 family protein has translation MSQDRFTTDISTALADELVSIARTGLGDELRSVIYFTPTTFDVLYVRQDIYESHADARRAKSPLVDLESVGFVEAPVRSALSGSDGSIELGPYSFTIRVHDNGFVVRKLVGDVGVLLTTDSMDIAAFRDAATAIERHLHQ, from the coding sequence ATGAGTCAGGATCGATTCACCACCGACATCTCGACCGCACTGGCCGACGAACTCGTCAGTATCGCTCGAACCGGACTCGGCGACGAGCTTCGCAGCGTCATCTACTTCACGCCGACGACGTTCGACGTCCTCTACGTCAGACAGGACATCTACGAGTCGCACGCGGACGCTCGCCGCGCCAAATCACCGCTGGTCGACCTCGAGTCCGTCGGGTTCGTGGAAGCGCCCGTCCGCAGCGCGCTCTCGGGGTCCGACGGCAGCATCGAACTCGGCCCGTACTCGTTTACCATCCGCGTCCACGACAACGGGTTCGTCGTCAGAAAGCTCGTCGGTGACGTCGGCGTGCTCCTGACGACCGACAGTATGGATATCGCGGCGTTCAGGGATGCAGCGACCGCGATCGAGCGGCACCTGCACCAGTAG
- the pheA gene encoding prephenate dehydratase translates to MTAVTLGPEGTYSHRAATAIADADEIDFRQSVTSIVDAVARGEYDRGVIPIENSIEGSVTESLDALAEYDVAVVREIVTPIRHALLAQGSEFDTIASHSQALAQCRSYLDREYPNATLEAVASTAQGVEFARDDPSIAGIGHPDNGGDGLEVLAEDIQDQDSNATRFFALAPAEERSKGGGKSTLVVYPNANYPGLLLELLEPFADREINLTRVESRPSGQRLGDYVFHIDIEAGLYEARTKEAIQDLEELAENGWVRRLGSYDTEHVVD, encoded by the coding sequence ATGACTGCAGTCACGCTCGGTCCCGAAGGAACGTACTCACACCGGGCCGCGACGGCGATCGCCGACGCTGACGAGATCGATTTCCGTCAGTCGGTCACGTCGATCGTCGACGCCGTCGCCCGCGGCGAGTACGACCGCGGCGTCATCCCGATCGAAAACAGCATCGAAGGCAGCGTCACGGAGAGCCTCGATGCGCTCGCGGAGTACGACGTCGCCGTCGTCCGCGAGATCGTCACCCCGATCAGACACGCCTTGCTCGCTCAGGGGTCGGAGTTCGACACCATCGCCAGCCACTCACAGGCGCTGGCCCAGTGTCGCTCCTATCTCGACCGCGAGTACCCCAACGCCACGCTCGAGGCCGTCGCGAGTACCGCCCAGGGCGTCGAGTTCGCCCGCGACGACCCGTCGATCGCCGGTATCGGACACCCCGACAACGGCGGCGACGGCCTCGAGGTGCTGGCCGAGGACATTCAGGATCAGGACTCGAACGCGACTCGATTCTTCGCGCTCGCACCCGCCGAGGAGCGCTCGAAAGGCGGCGGCAAGTCCACGCTCGTCGTCTACCCGAACGCGAACTACCCGGGACTGTTGCTCGAACTGCTCGAGCCCTTCGCGGACCGTGAGATCAACCTCACGCGCGTCGAATCCCGGCCCAGCGGGCAGCGGTTGGGCGACTACGTCTTCCACATCGACATCGAGGCTGGCCTCTACGAAGCACGGACGAAAGAAGCGATTCAGGATCTCGAAGAGTTGGCCGAGAACGGCTGGGTCCGACGGCTCGGCTCGTACGACACCGAACACGTCGTCGATTGA
- the cobA gene encoding uroporphyrinogen-III C-methyltransferase, whose amino-acid sequence MPATDAGDGSDPEPGTVYLVGSGPGDPDLLTVKATRLLEAADVVLHDKLPGPNIIERLPEDRREDVGKRAGGERTPQSEINERLVELAREGKSVVRLKGGDSFVFGRGGEEAEYLAAHDVPFEVVPAVTSAIAAPAVAGIPVTHRDHASSVSFVTGHEDPTKDESSVDWDALAATGGTIVVLMGVGRLPDYTTALLEAGMAPETPVALIERGTWPGQRVATGTLETIVDVRDAEDISPPAVTVIGDVAGTRESVVEFLRNDYGDTSEDT is encoded by the coding sequence ATGCCAGCGACGGACGCCGGTGACGGGAGCGACCCCGAACCCGGCACCGTCTACCTCGTCGGGAGCGGTCCCGGCGACCCCGACCTGCTCACTGTTAAAGCAACGCGGCTGCTCGAGGCGGCCGACGTCGTCCTCCACGACAAACTCCCCGGGCCGAATATCATCGAGCGCCTCCCCGAGGACCGTCGCGAGGACGTCGGCAAGCGCGCCGGCGGCGAGCGCACGCCCCAGTCAGAGATCAACGAGCGACTCGTCGAACTCGCCCGCGAGGGGAAGTCGGTCGTCCGGCTCAAAGGCGGCGACTCGTTCGTCTTCGGCCGCGGCGGCGAGGAAGCCGAGTATCTGGCTGCCCACGACGTCCCGTTCGAGGTCGTCCCCGCCGTCACGTCGGCCATCGCCGCGCCCGCGGTCGCCGGCATTCCGGTTACTCACCGCGATCACGCCTCTTCAGTCTCGTTCGTCACCGGCCACGAGGACCCGACCAAAGACGAGTCGAGCGTCGACTGGGATGCGCTGGCCGCCACCGGCGGCACCATCGTCGTCCTGATGGGCGTCGGTCGGCTGCCAGACTACACGACGGCGCTGCTCGAGGCCGGGATGGCCCCCGAGACGCCGGTCGCACTGATCGAACGCGGCACGTGGCCGGGCCAACGGGTCGCGACGGGCACGCTCGAGACCATCGTCGACGTCCGCGACGCCGAAGACATCTCGCCGCCGGCCGTGACCGTGATCGGCGACGTCGCCGGCACCCGCGAGTCGGTCGTCGAGTTCCTTCGGAACGACTACGGCGATACGAGCGAGGATACCTAG